The genome window CAGCTCTAAAATAGACGATACCGAGTTTTGGTAACTTTATATGATGGCAATCTAAAACTTTAATATTGCCATTAACGTACTTTGAATTGTAGCTCTGAGAATATTTTCTGGATTTAAATCGAGGGAACTTATTTTGACCTTTAAAAAAGCGTTGAAAAGCATCGGCTAAATTGCGATTAGCACTTTGCAAAGCAGTTGATTCTGCTTGTTCAACCAAGGATACTCAACCTTAAGTTGTTTCAACAGATTATTCATCCCAAAGGCATTCACAAATTTAGCTTCCGGATTGTTCTTGCGCCGTTCAATTTGCATATTAAGCATTTGATTCCATATAAAACGAACACAACCGAAGGTTTGCCAGAGCTGATTTCGTTGTGCTGAATTTGGATAGATGCGCATTTTAACGGCTTTTAGAACCATTATTTTCTCCCTTGACTTTCAATATATCGTTTTAAAACTTCTAAAGGCGCTCCACCAGTGCTAATTAAGCAATAGCTTTGTGTCCAAAAGGCTGATTTCCAAAGATACTGCTTGATTTCTGGAAATTGTTTTTTGACCATTCTGGAGCTAGACGATTTGTAAGCATTTAAAAATTTAGCCATTTCCTTATGAGGTGTTGCTCTAAACAAAACATGTACGTGGTCCTGATCATGATTCCATTCTTGCAAATTAATACCGTATGCTTGTCCCACAACTACAAAACGATGTTTAAGATATTCAGATATTTCATCGTTAATTACTTTTCGACGATACTTAACCACCATTACCAAATGGTAATTAAGTAAGTATACTGAATGATGATTTCTATCTAATTCTATTGTTATCACCACATTTTATAGACATATACTAAATATATCATATAACAAAAGAAAAATCACTAACTTGCTTTAAGAGAGCGATTCATCCCCTACTTATAGAAGTATTCTCGCAAATTTATGGATAAATTAGATTCGCCTGTACAAAACGACTAAGAACATCTTTCAACCGTTCCCGAATAAGCAGCTGTTCCCCGTCGATTGTTAAGACAAACATTCGATTTTGATCGTAAGCTGTTAGCAACAAGGTGTTATCCCACTGCACCAGATAGTTTGCCACCTCCCCATCAATTTTTAATTTATCCAGCATGGTCATATCGATTGTTTTACGAACCACAATTATCTCCTCCAAGCAAATCATAAAAAAGTGCAAATTCGTTGTAAAACGGTTCACTTTTAACTTGAATATTAAGATACTGGGATAAATCTACCCTGTCAACGTCTTTTTGGGACACTTTCGCCCTGCTTTATCGTTCGCTAAGACAATGGATTTTTTGATAAGTTAACGGTACTCAAGAGCTCTTGAGAATATTTTTAAAGGATGTTCTCAACAATGAATTACCAAAAAATTTCTGACGGTCTAACTTTTCTGATGAGCGATAAGCGGATCACGATTGTCCATGGAGTATTAAAGAGTCTCGGGATCTCACCGCGCCGGGACGACTATGATGATTTTGTCCAAGATGCTTCGATTATCTTTGCCCAGGCCTACGCTGATTTCTTACAGGAGACAGATGAGGTCGAAAACGAACGGGACTTGATGTGTTTTGCTTACCAACGGATGCGCTGGCGTTTACTGGACCGGTTACGGCGGCAGCAACTTGAAAGTTTCCTCTTTAATTACACCCTCGACAATGAGGAAGATGATCATGACTACGACGAGACAATGGTTGACCATACAGCGACCGCCCCATTTGCTCACCTAGAAAATAGCGACTTTCTTAATTACCTCTACCACCATTGTCCCCGCGTTCAACAACGGTATTTGATTGCCAAACTCAACCACCATTTGAGTGACCGGCAGATTGCGGATGAGTACCAGGTCAGCCGGGCAGCCGTTTCGCAATGGCGGCGAGGAGTGATTACCCGTGCCCACCAGATTCGTGCTAAAATGAAAGGAGAGTTTTGAGGTGAGAATGTGGAAAAACATGAAATTGACCGCCAAGCTAAGTGGCTCCATATTAAGTATGATGGCGAAGATCGCGATGATGAGTGTGTTAATGAGCTTAGCATTTACCAGAACACTGATGAGTCTGAGCTGCAAATGCTGGTATCAAATATTGATTTTGATAATATCAGCCATGATAATACTTTTGCACTGACAAAAGAGGACGCAAAGGTATTGATTGACTACTTGCAAAAGTGGATTAACTAAAAAAACAGGTCTGGATTGCTCCAGGCCTGTTTTTTACTCACTTACTTGATCTTTTCCCGATCAAAACTTTCACCCAACATCTTCCAATAATCCATGATCATCGCAAAGTCAATCGGACCTTGAATCTCGAGGTCAAGTTGGGTAATTTTTTGCAACTCATTACTCAATAAGACCCGGAAGTCAGTTAGTTTAATAATCGTTGAATGGGGCGATGGTGGGACTAAACTAAGGACGTGATCCATGAGGCCTTCAATCAAACCCGAGTAGAAGTCCATTAAGTCCTCACTTGGCAAGGCAGTTGGTTCTAATAAATGCTCTCGCTCTTTGTCAAAAATCTTATACCAGTGCGACATAGAGTTCCAGTACGCATTGTAGAGGCGTTTGCTTTCCTTATCAGCGTATTCTAACTGATAACGACTTAAAACTTTCCACTGTTCTAACAAATCAACATAGAGTGATTCATGAGGGAAAGCCGTGTCTTCCCGGGTTTCCTTAATAAAGTGTGCCAAATCATCAGTCATCTGAACCGGTGTTTTCATTTTCATTTCTCTCATTTTCCTTTTATATTAGTTTGTTGAATGGTGATCGGTGGTTTTTTAGTTAATCTTTGCCATAAAACTGCGCAGCTGCAATGGCCCGTTGCCATCCCCGATACAAGTCAGCTGCCTTTTGCGGATCCATTTGTGGATCAAACTGGTCGCCAATCCGTGATAGCTTCCGTAACTCATCCTGGTCTTCCCAGAAATCAACGGCCAATCCAGCGAGAAAGGCTGCTCCCAGCGCGGTTGTCTCTTCCATTGCTGCCCGCTTGATTGGCGTTTGTAAGATATCGGCCTGGAACTGCATCATGAAGTTGTTCCGTGAAGCGCCCCCGTTAACCGTTAGTGCTGTTAGTGGTAATTGGGTGTCCTTGACCATCGTATCGACAACATCTTTGGTCTGGTAGGCAATGGCTTCCAAAGTTGCACGGATGATATGTCCCCGTTCAGTTCCACGGGTAAGGCCAAACATTGCGCCCCGCACTTCTTGATCCCAGTACGGTGCGCCTAATCCTGTAAAGGCGGGGACGACATAAACGCCGCCAGTTGTCTTGGCATCGACAGCCATTTGTTCGGACTCGCTTGCCTTATCAAACATCTTGAGACCATCCCGCAACCATTGAACGGCAGAACCGGCCACAAAGATACTTCCTTCAAGCGCGTAATGAGTTTGCCCGTCCAGGCCATACGCAATCGTCGTCAACAAGCCGTTATCCGAAAGCGTGGGTTTTAGTCCCGTATTCATGACGATGAAGGCTCCAGTCCCATAGGTGTTCTTGATTGAACCTTTATC of Limosilactobacillus reuteri subsp. reuteri contains these proteins:
- a CDS encoding helix-turn-helix domain-containing protein — encoded protein: MNYQKISDGLTFLMSDKRITIVHGVLKSLGISPRRDDYDDFVQDASIIFAQAYADFLQETDEVENERDLMCFAYQRMRWRLLDRLRRQQLESFLFNYTLDNEEDDHDYDETMVDHTATAPFAHLENSDFLNYLYHHCPRVQQRYLIAKLNHHLSDRQIADEYQVSRAAVSQWRRGVITRAHQIRAKMKGEF
- the tnpA gene encoding IS200/IS605 family transposase — its product is MELDRNHHSVYLLNYHLVMVVKYRRKVINDEISEYLKHRFVVVGQAYGINLQEWNHDQDHVHVLFRATPHKEMAKFLNAYKSSSSRMVKKQFPEIKQYLWKSAFWTQSYCLISTGGAPLEVLKRYIESQGRK